actccagagtcaccAAAATCATTTTCATACAGGTCCAGGTATGTGAGGCGTGAGGAGGGTGAggacagggcagaggccagatgggAACAACTCTTCTCTGTTAGCTtaatctgtatcagtctggaaaacacacacacacgcacacacgcacgcacgcacgcacacgaaataGATAACATgcagacagatggagggatgaacagagggATGATGGATTGATGGAACAGAATCACAAAGGAGccaaagacaaacacagacacactatacATACAGAGCCTCTGTCACAGCACAGTTAAAAGGattacacatacagaaacacacacacacagtgtgatgtCACGAGAGGCCGTGTCATTTGAGGACTGCACGTCTCTACACTTCAGCATATTTgactgtcatggccagcgtgctcttctttgctgcgacgtgctggggtagcatcaggaagagagatgctgggcgccttgacagactggtgaggaaggcgggatcagtggggggcatggagctggagacacTTACCTCAATAACTGAGAGCAGAagactgagcagactagactctataaTGGagaatcagcatcacccccttaacgccaccttcactaaccagctgagtctgttcagccacagactctgtgctttcacctgcaggactgactaaggaagtcctttgtcccatgggcaattcagctgtttaacaacacacagaaggacagacagaaggacactaagaaggacatcataataggggactggactgcctgagatgccagagctggcccagaccgggaaacctcttggtgtgtgtgtgtgtgtgtgtgtgtgtgtgtgtgtgtgtgtgtgtgtgtgtgtgtgtgtgtgtgtgtgtgcgtgtgtgtgtactgtccaatcactgcactaaggaacttttgactcttgaccactggacatacttgtcttgtgtgtccttgtgcgtccttatgccaTCACCAAAGCGAAATCTCCATTTCATGGACAAtgaagaagtctaagtctaagtttcctgcttaccacaagcaaagactgtgatctgtcagAGCTGGCCCAGtaactggggaacctctttgtgtttgtgtgtgtgtgtgtgtgtgtgtgtgtgtgtgtgtgtgtgtgtgtgtgtgtgtgtgtgtgtgtgtgtgtgtgtgtgtgtgtgtgtgtgtgtgtgtgtgtgtgtgtgtgttttttgcctaatacacttacctgtactttactatgacattgtgagaatttcccacccctatcatactctatACACTGcttacttctacatactatactataccatagatgtatccatcaacacttgttccaggtcatgttaagattgtctaccgtagccccttaatgcgcgctgtacctccagtggcacgctgtaatagtcatggaaatgtacctaccatagcactacaatactatgacacaacacaggccctttagtaatgcaccacgacttggtcattaccatactggtaacaactaatgtataaagccgcgtcttaactgacagagtatgttttctgcattggtttatcccaactcacagaatgtctttttgcacaattaccttttttacagtttttatctttactattttattttattttcccctccctgacaaTTCCTgcgttatttgtgtcttgaaatgtccatgtgggcatttgtgtatttgtgtatttatgtaagctactagatacctgaatttccccctggggatcaataaagttactctactctactctactactctacttctGATGCCAAAACATCTGGTACAGCTGCACAGGCAGGTGTCATACTTCAATTACTGAATCACTTTCAACTCTTCACTGAATCAGAATTGACcataggtgtgtgtttggggtcattGTCGTACAACATAATGAAAAAACAATGAAGGTCATTAAGTAATGGTTACATATTCCCATTACAGAGTCCCAATAGCCTTCATTTTTCTCACATGCTTTTGCCCGTCTTTTTGTGACTGGACTGTGAGAGAGGCTTCTTTGTGCACGACACCCTCATATGCAATTCCTTATATATTGTGTCATGGGAAGTAATCACCCCGGTACTAGATTTCTACTTCCTTAGATAACTGTGACGAACTGGCAGAACAATGTTCTTTGACTTTATTCTTTTGAAAAATCCACTTTCTTCTACCAGAGCATGTTAACGCCGCTGAGTGCGGCCCAATTCCCGCACCCACCCCCGTTTCTCCCTCTGCCGCTCAATGTTATGCCAGGACACTCCGCTCAAAACCCTCTCTGCGCTCACCTTAATTTTCCTGCCACTCCAGCAAAATCGCTCAAATTTTCAGGAGAAGGCATTTCTGACATTTTTATTTCATGTAATTTTTCCAGGGCCCTGGGAAACATGGCGTTTTATTTAAGGATGTGAAGGTGTATCGCACTGTTTCCCAGCTGAGAATGTAACGCATTGCTCCATTCATGTTGACTCGCGTTTCCTATttcattattaatttattttactaCACTATCTTTCTTGGCCTGAATGAGAAATAATGGAATAATTTAAAATATTGCATTAAAATACAGCCTTTCATGAACATGTGTAATTTCTCCAAAAGCTCTGTACTCCGACCAGTCAATCAGATGGGCTACAGCCTAATACTTGAAGACGTTGGATTTGTTGGATTTGTTGGATTTTTCTGCCCTGGTATAATTTGTCGTCCTGGATAAAATCTAATATTGCAAGGACCATACGGGGCGCAACACCCACGTACAATTTTTATGTTTGCGCATTTTTGGTTATGCGTTCATACACAGATTGCACCCACCTGGAGACTTACACGTTTGCATATGGCACACGAACGGCTAACGGATTGAATGAGAATATTAGTAGCACAGTGTCACTTACGTTGCCTTGATGGATGTTGTGACCACTGGCACCAGCTTCTGAAGAACATCATCTGGGCTGAGTAGTTCAGTCTGGTCTTTCTCTGGAGTCTTTATGTAtttctgcaggtcaaacccaCCCAGCTGCTCTTCTGACATACTCAGTCCAAATGCCTTAGTTCTCCACTctcctggtaagagcatctctatagacagctctccttcctccctgtcaatgtgctccactacagcatgctgattcagctcattcagaCAGTAGAACAGGTTGACATTTTCGCCTGACCATCTGTCTGACCTACTCTTACCTCTGATTTTGTCTTTGATATACTGTACTATCTGCACTGAGCTCTCTAACTGGCTACTGGTCTTTGGCAGTAGGTGTTTTAGGAGTTTttgattggactccagtgagaggcccagaaggaagcggaggaaaaggtccaggtgcCCATTCCTACTCTTTAAGGCCAAATCCACTGCAGTCTTGTGAaggtcatgaagtgttgcagctctaaggagagcagagagcagtgaGGATTTTTGGTCATACATGTTTCTCTCTCGGTTGTTGAAGCAGAGAAGCACATATAATGCCGCCAGGAACTCCTGAATGCTCAGATGCACAAAGGTGAACACCCTCCCTtcaccctcaccctcctctctgaagatctgagtaCACAC
The Engraulis encrasicolus isolate BLACKSEA-1 chromosome 12, IST_EnEncr_1.0, whole genome shotgun sequence DNA segment above includes these coding regions:
- the LOC134459954 gene encoding NACHT, LRR and PYD domains-containing protein 3-like, with product MCHIPIFCWIAAIVAERTSEESGKAEMPKTMTQMYSCFLTIQTSIKKGKYTERKKKKEEEIIFKLGKLAFQQLEMGNLIFYERDLRKAGIDVTEASVYSGVCTQIFREEGEGEGRVFTFVHLSIQEFLAALYVLLCFNNRERNMYDQKSSLLSALLRAATLHDLHKTAVDLALKSRNGHLDLFLRFLLGLSLESNQKLLKHLLPKTSSQLESSVQIVQYIKDKIRGKSRSDRWSGENVNLFYCLNELNQHAVVEHIDREEGELSIEMLLPGEWRTKAFGLSMSEEQLGGFDLQKYIKTPEKDQTELLSPDDVLQKLVPVVTTSIKATLIQIKLTEKSCSHLASALSSPSSRLTYLDLYENDFGDSGVELLCSGLRHQHCRLKTLRLGRCNLTEKSCFHLASVLSSRYSRLTWLDLPGNELLGDSGVELLCSGLKHQHCKLETLRLNTCKLTAKSCSHLYSVLSSHSSHLRQLLVQANGLRASDVEQLLTLEKDPNCRLETLEWIDINIDESEVAEMLKRQGII